The region GTGAGGTAACGCCAGGGTGTTCGTTCTGCAACGCGGAAGTGGACTCCGCGCAGCGCACTCTGGAGGAGTCTCTGGCCTGGAAGGTTGAAGGACGGGCACAGCAGAGTGTTGTAGGGTGGGACCTCTCACTCTTCGCCATCGTGCCTAACATGGTGGAGACTGAGAGGAATCGGCAAGCTGTGGCCTCCTTCTTCGAGCAGGTGATgctgcagaaggaggcagcggagcgTGACCGAGAAGAAGGAGCCCAGGCCCGCTCTCGCTCCGGAAGGTGTTTCCGGCGAGCCTGCGTCGCGCTCGCCGGATCACGCGCCGGACGTTAGTCCTACGTGGTCGGATAACGTCCGTGGACGA is a window of Lasioglossum baleicum unplaced genomic scaffold, iyLasBale1 scaffold1987, whole genome shotgun sequence DNA encoding:
- the LOC143221152 gene encoding uncharacterized protein LOC143221152, with amino-acid sequence MKYLSLVLDGRWTFEDHFEPLAPRLERTGVALCLLIPNIGGPDERVRRLYAVAIHRMALYGAPVWAADLMASDKSCARLASVCRRLAIRVVLSGHGSFEEYLNSTGREVTPGCSFCNAEVDSAQRTLEESLAWKVEGRAQQSVVGWDLSLFAIVPNMVETERNRQAVASFFEQVMLQKEAAERDREEGAQARSRSGRCFRRACVALAGSRAG